The proteins below are encoded in one region of Campylobacter helveticus:
- a CDS encoding motility associated factor glycosyltransferase family protein — translation MYQNPLVELKQSLEFYNEQFAFYPVLYFYGFGNGLLFKALLQNPHHKHIVVFEENLELLWLCLSLIDFSKELEEERLIIYHQSNNMILRELCTKEPFLTYAKTCILHLGAKYYENFQQDYERLELDLQETFSQAMFSKGNNLEDALQGVGHFIHNLPQILNHPSAKEFLSKRQNIAKTSIIVSTGPSLIKQLPLLKKYREKALVFCADSAYPILARHNIKPDFVCMVERSDFTAEFFKHDFGDFDEGICFILKSVVHPNALKYMEQYKRNYIVFNETLPFIKAFRLDAFALHYGGPSVANLAFVLSLCLKVRNIILIGQDLSYDESGFSHPKDYQHGQNYESESKKFSVLAYGGEGFVETNLYWNMFKHSFEADILEAKKWLDIQIFNATEGGVRIEETTEKSFKQCCEELLKEELKRPFENLKSLSQVKQDELLFKCYAKIYQSLSLSEAFLQELEENEDKIQKAYETFSLSNPQTFKETQQNLVQLIENCKEKIEKNKKDKAILFDVLNPLLAQFEFDLATILVQNAKNIQENYQKTLLYANAHLSLISLAKQGLTEQKETIIKHLSPLENALTHLNPYKDKIKEKYAKSTL, via the coding sequence ATGTATCAAAATCCCTTAGTCGAGCTTAAGCAAAGCCTAGAATTTTATAACGAGCAATTTGCGTTTTATCCTGTGCTTTATTTTTACGGCTTTGGCAATGGACTTTTGTTTAAAGCCTTGCTTCAAAATCCTCATCACAAACATATCGTTGTTTTTGAAGAAAATTTAGAACTTTTATGGCTGTGCTTAAGCCTCATCGATTTTTCAAAAGAGTTAGAGGAAGAAAGGCTTATCATTTATCATCAATCAAACAATATGATTTTAAGAGAGCTTTGCACAAAAGAGCCATTTTTAACTTATGCAAAGACTTGCATTTTGCATTTGGGTGCTAAGTATTATGAAAATTTTCAGCAAGATTATGAAAGGCTTGAGCTTGATTTACAAGAAACCTTTTCTCAAGCGATGTTTAGCAAGGGGAATAACCTAGAGGACGCCTTGCAAGGTGTGGGGCATTTTATCCATAATCTTCCGCAAATTCTAAACCACCCAAGCGCGAAAGAATTTTTAAGCAAGAGACAAAATATAGCAAAAACTTCCATCATCGTAAGCACGGGACCAAGCCTCATAAAGCAACTTCCGCTTTTAAAAAAATATAGAGAAAAAGCATTAGTTTTTTGTGCGGATAGTGCTTATCCTATCTTAGCAAGGCATAACATTAAGCCTGATTTTGTTTGTATGGTAGAAAGAAGTGATTTTACTGCGGAATTTTTTAAGCACGATTTTGGGGATTTTGATGAGGGGATTTGCTTTATCCTTAAAAGTGTCGTGCATCCAAACGCTCTTAAATATATGGAGCAATACAAAAGAAACTATATTGTATTTAACGAAACCCTGCCTTTCATCAAGGCTTTTAGGCTCGATGCTTTTGCCCTGCATTATGGAGGTCCAAGCGTAGCAAATTTAGCTTTTGTGCTATCTTTATGCTTGAAAGTGCGAAATATCATCTTAATCGGACAGGATTTAAGCTATGATGAGAGTGGCTTTTCTCACCCTAAAGACTACCAACACGGGCAAAATTACGAGAGCGAAAGTAAGAAATTTAGCGTTTTAGCTTATGGTGGGGAAGGTTTTGTAGAAACAAATTTGTATTGGAACATGTTTAAACATAGCTTTGAAGCCGATATTTTAGAGGCTAAGAAATGGCTTGATATTCAAATTTTTAACGCAACTGAAGGGGGCGTGAGGATAGAAGAAACAACAGAAAAAAGCTTTAAGCAATGCTGCGAAGAACTTTTAAAAGAAGAGCTAAAAAGACCTTTTGAAAATTTAAAATCCTTAAGCCAAGTCAAACAAGACGAGCTTTTATTCAAATGCTATGCTAAAATTTATCAAAGTTTAAGTTTAAGCGAGGCATTTTTACAAGAGCTTGAAGAAAATGAAGATAAAATTCAAAAAGCCTACGAGACTTTTTCTCTTTCTAATCCTCAAACCTTCAAAGAAACGCAACAAAATTTAGTCCAGCTTATTGAAAATTGCAAAGAAAAGATAGAGAAAAATAAAAAAGACAAGGCTATTTTATTTGATGTTTTAAATCCTCTCCTAGCACAATTTGAATTTGATCTTGCTACGATTTTGGTGCAAAATGCTAAAAATATCCAAGAAAATTATCAAAAAACCCTCCTTTATGCTAACGCTCATTTAAGTTTAATCTCCCTAGCAAAACAAGGCTTAACGGAGCAAAAAGAAACGATTATCAAGCACCTAAGCCCCCTCGAAAATGCTCTAACTCATCTTAATCCTTACAAAGATAAAATAAAGGAAAAATATGCAAAAAGCACTCTTTAA
- a CDS encoding YebC/PmpR family DNA-binding transcriptional regulator — translation MGRAFEYRRASKEARWDKMSKLFPKLAKAIQVAAKEGGSDPDMNPKLRSAIATAKANNMPKDNIDAAIKRASGKDSAEIKSIHYEGKAPHGALIMVECMSDNPTRTVANVKAIFNKNGGEMLQNGALGFMFARKAVFHLEKFEGDLEELELDLIDAGLEEFNQDEEELLISGDYTAFGELSNAIEAKGLVVKKAGLEYVPNSPVSFSEEELADIEKLLDKLEDDDDVQAVYTNIE, via the coding sequence ATGGGACGCGCATTTGAATACCGCAGAGCCTCAAAAGAAGCTAGATGGGACAAGATGAGTAAGCTTTTTCCTAAACTTGCTAAGGCGATACAAGTCGCCGCAAAAGAGGGTGGAAGCGACCCTGATATGAATCCAAAACTTCGTTCTGCCATCGCCACAGCTAAGGCTAATAATATGCCAAAAGACAACATTGACGCCGCAATCAAAAGGGCAAGCGGTAAAGATAGTGCGGAGATTAAAAGCATACATTATGAGGGCAAAGCCCCGCACGGAGCTTTGATAATGGTCGAGTGTATGAGTGATAATCCAACTAGAACCGTTGCTAATGTCAAGGCGATTTTTAACAAAAACGGCGGAGAAATGCTACAAAATGGGGCTTTAGGCTTTATGTTTGCTAGAAAGGCAGTTTTTCACTTAGAAAAATTTGAGGGCGATTTGGAGGAGCTTGAGCTTGACCTCATCGATGCAGGACTTGAAGAATTTAATCAAGACGAAGAAGAGCTTTTAATTAGCGGTGATTATACCGCTTTTGGTGAGCTGAGTAATGCTATCGAGGCTAAGGGCTTGGTGGTTAAAAAAGCGGGGCTTGAGTATGTGCCAAATTCACCTGTTAGTTTTAGCGAGGAAGAACTTGCAGATATAGAAAAACTTCTTGACAAACTAGAAGATGATGACGATGTGCAAGCTGTTTATACAAATATAGAATGA
- a CDS encoding GNAT family N-acetyltransferase: MIRKAQKEDVKKTMFLLALAMEHFIYKLSGKEDYSEAMEILENFFLQENNRLSYENICVYEEDGEILGAICFYDGARAEFLDVPLKMNLKALGKQDTILKECEDEFYLDSVAVDEKARGKGIAKKLILHAQEEAQKAQKKLSLIVETQNEVAKKTYDKLGFKCVNLKKFHGHLYEYRELI; the protein is encoded by the coding sequence ATGATACGAAAAGCACAAAAAGAAGATGTAAAAAAGACGATGTTTTTACTTGCTTTGGCGATGGAGCATTTTATTTATAAGCTAAGCGGAAAAGAGGATTATAGCGAGGCTATGGAAATTTTAGAAAACTTTTTTTTGCAAGAAAACAATAGGCTTAGCTATGAAAATATTTGCGTTTATGAAGAAGACGGCGAAATTTTGGGTGCGATTTGTTTTTATGATGGGGCTAGGGCTGAGTTTTTGGATGTGCCTTTAAAGATGAATTTAAAAGCTTTAGGAAAGCAAGATACTATCTTAAAAGAATGTGAAGATGAATTTTATTTAGATAGCGTGGCTGTCGATGAAAAGGCTAGGGGTAAAGGTATCGCTAAAAAGCTCATTTTACACGCGCAAGAAGAAGCACAAAAAGCACAGAAAAAACTTTCTTTAATCGTTGAAACGCAAAATGAAGTCGCAAAAAAAACTTATGATAAATTAGGCTTTAAGTGTGTGAATTTAAAGAAATTTCACGGACATTTATACGAATATAGAGAGTTGATTTAA
- the yedE gene encoding selenium metabolism membrane protein YedE/FdhT, which translates to MQTFKQKYLINFWDNYRALVALGILSAVYFGIFGGVWAVTGEMTRWGGEFLELFGVDLSSYSYYQKQNLNGTPLTRSDGLMLIGMFIGCFIAALWANKIKWRLPASRIRVFQALVGGALAGFGARLAFGCNLANFFTGLPYFSLHTWVFTLFMVGGIYVGVKLCNSQFFKPQAKLVKVDKQNCTLKPDKSRARFYFLLGSILFAFFILALFYFSVGEINVKNKPSLLSLALLFGFGFGFIIARAQICFTSCFRDLFLFGRDKAIKGALVGMIIASLIAFAFILQGHGTKLIEISPALALGAFLFGFGIVFAGGCECGWTYRAFEGQTHFMLVGIANIAGTMILALSYDFIPGVLKEGVKINLLNFGNFTGFLLNLILFILVFILILWYKRRFFKEVL; encoded by the coding sequence ATGCAAACTTTCAAACAAAAATATCTCATCAATTTTTGGGACAATTATAGGGCTTTGGTTGCACTGGGGATTTTAAGCGCTGTGTATTTTGGCATTTTTGGCGGCGTGTGGGCTGTTACGGGAGAGATGACTCGTTGGGGAGGAGAGTTTTTAGAGCTTTTTGGAGTGGATTTAAGCTCTTATTCTTATTATCAAAAGCAGAATTTAAACGGCACTCCACTGACAAGAAGCGATGGCTTAATGCTTATAGGAATGTTTATAGGCTGTTTTATCGCCGCCCTTTGGGCAAATAAAATCAAATGGCGTCTTCCAGCGAGCAGGATAAGGGTGTTTCAAGCTTTAGTGGGTGGAGCTTTGGCTGGTTTTGGTGCGCGTCTTGCTTTTGGTTGTAATTTGGCAAATTTCTTTACGGGACTTCCTTATTTTTCTTTACATACTTGGGTTTTTACGCTTTTTATGGTTGGGGGAATTTATGTAGGCGTGAAGCTTTGTAATAGTCAATTTTTTAAACCACAGGCAAAATTAGTAAAAGTTGATAAGCAAAACTGCACCTTAAAGCCTGATAAATCAAGAGCAAGATTTTATTTTTTACTAGGAAGTATTTTATTTGCGTTTTTTATACTTGCCTTGTTTTATTTTAGTGTGGGAGAAATTAATGTAAAAAATAAGCCAAGCTTATTATCTCTTGCGCTTTTATTTGGCTTTGGTTTTGGCTTCATTATCGCAAGGGCGCAAATTTGCTTTACTTCTTGTTTTAGAGATTTGTTTTTATTTGGTAGAGATAAGGCTATAAAAGGTGCTTTAGTGGGGATGATAATCGCTTCTTTAATTGCCTTTGCTTTCATCTTGCAAGGACACGGCACTAAACTTATAGAAATTTCTCCCGCTCTTGCTTTGGGGGCGTTTTTGTTTGGTTTTGGTATCGTGTTTGCTGGGGGCTGCGAGTGTGGATGGACTTATAGGGCTTTTGAGGGGCAAACGCATTTTATGCTTGTGGGCATTGCAAATATCGCTGGGACTATGATTTTGGCTTTGAGTTATGATTTTATCCCCGGTGTTTTGAAAGAGGGGGTTAAGATCAATTTGCTTAATTTTGGAAATTTCACAGGATTTTTACTAAATCTTATACTTTTCATTTTAGTTTTCATTTTGATTTTATGGTATAAAAGACGCTTTTTTAAGGAGGTATTATGA
- the yedF gene encoding sulfurtransferase-like selenium metabolism protein YedF has protein sequence MKIDYSLNLEGEACPYPAIATLDALKELKSGEILEVLCDCPQSIHSIPNDVKSRGCKVLQIDQDGPTLRFLIQKSS, from the coding sequence ATGAAGATAGATTATAGTTTAAATTTGGAGGGGGAGGCTTGTCCTTATCCTGCCATTGCAACCTTAGATGCTTTAAAAGAACTTAAAAGTGGGGAAATTTTAGAGGTGCTTTGCGATTGTCCGCAAAGTATCCATTCTATCCCAAATGATGTAAAAAGTAGAGGATGTAAGGTGCTTCAAATCGACCAAGATGGACCGACTTTACGCTTTTTGATACAAAAATCTAGTTGA
- the recR gene encoding recombination mediator RecR, producing MAYKGLEKFNELVESFANLPTIGKKTAIRLALYICMQNPLEGMKLSHNIENALRFIKSCKQCGALSENELCEICTDSQRDESLICLVENAKDILILEESGGYNGFYFVLNELSEEKLNKLKVMIEKLKSEELIFAFTHSVHSDATIFFIEENLKHLELKFSKIAQGIPSGVNLENVDFISLHRAMNFRTKIN from the coding sequence ATGGCTTATAAGGGTTTAGAAAAATTCAACGAACTCGTTGAAAGCTTTGCAAATCTCCCCACCATAGGCAAAAAAACAGCCATACGCCTAGCCCTATACATTTGTATGCAAAATCCTTTAGAAGGAATGAAACTTTCTCACAACATAGAAAATGCTTTAAGGTTTATCAAAAGCTGCAAACAATGTGGAGCTTTGAGCGAAAATGAGCTTTGCGAAATTTGCACGGACAGCCAAAGAGATGAAAGTCTTATTTGCCTTGTGGAAAATGCTAAGGATATTTTAATTTTAGAAGAAAGCGGAGGGTATAACGGCTTTTATTTTGTGTTAAATGAATTAAGCGAAGAAAAGCTAAACAAACTAAAAGTTATGATAGAGAAGCTAAAAAGCGAAGAGCTTATTTTCGCATTTACCCACAGCGTTCATTCTGACGCAACGATTTTTTTCATAGAAGAAAATTTAAAACACTTAGAACTTAAATTTAGCAAGATAGCACAAGGGATTCCAAGTGGGGTTAATTTGGAAAATGTTGATTTCATCTCTTTGCATCGTGCTATGAATTTCCGCACCAAAATCAACTAG
- a CDS encoding ArsS family sensor histidine kinase has translation MIQTYTIRSKLIGLFILTFIMVCVLFIVLLQIEKNAHNEKIGIKQEELITILSASEKSNHFNNEFKKDLENMGFKELKQNDLALTIHQEGRKLFEAKEQDCTFSSLLYRHNIYLSIVCKHFDGIFKQKDNDRVYGLLLTSFFFFSFLLIFMYFSVLNSLKPFKKLKNEIIKINSGQTPDFKNYSKDEIGMIALEFDKAYCRNQDLIHSRQLFLRTIMHELKTPIGKGRIISEMTKDEKQKERLIDIFKRMNNLINEFAKIENLFSKNYNLILENHNFSTFLNEARNSLLRDDFDKVIKINLHDDPIINADIEIFSLIIKNLLDNALKYSTNNTCELECFHNYFVIKNHGQTLEHPLEFYLKAFTRDKNTKDKEGMGLGLYIIYEVCKLHNFELKYEFKNHTHHFKVFFGENDGL, from the coding sequence ATGATACAAACTTACACCATACGCTCCAAACTCATAGGTTTGTTTATCCTTACTTTCATTATGGTGTGTGTTCTTTTTATCGTGCTTTTGCAAATAGAAAAAAATGCTCATAATGAGAAAATTGGCATTAAGCAAGAAGAGCTTATTACAATTCTCTCCGCAAGTGAAAAAAGTAACCATTTTAATAACGAATTTAAAAAAGATCTTGAAAATATGGGTTTTAAAGAATTAAAACAAAACGACCTTGCTCTAACCATACACCAGGAGGGCAGAAAACTTTTTGAGGCTAAGGAACAAGATTGCACCTTTTCTTCCTTGCTTTATCGCCATAATATCTATCTTAGTATCGTTTGCAAACACTTTGATGGAATTTTTAAGCAAAAAGATAATGATAGGGTTTATGGGCTTTTGCTAACAAGTTTTTTCTTCTTTTCTTTTTTACTCATCTTTATGTATTTTTCTGTGTTAAATTCGCTAAAACCTTTCAAAAAACTCAAAAATGAAATTATTAAGATAAATAGCGGACAAACGCCAGATTTTAAAAACTATTCTAAAGACGAGATAGGAATGATAGCTTTAGAATTTGACAAAGCTTATTGTAGAAATCAAGACCTTATCCACTCAAGGCAACTTTTTTTAAGAACCATTATGCACGAGCTTAAAACGCCTATCGGTAAGGGTAGAATTATCTCAGAAATGACCAAAGATGAAAAGCAAAAAGAACGCCTCATCGACATTTTTAAAAGAATGAATAATCTCATCAACGAATTTGCCAAAATAGAAAATCTTTTTTCCAAAAATTACAATCTTATCCTCGAAAATCATAATTTTAGCACCTTTTTAAATGAAGCCCGCAATTCTCTTTTAAGAGACGATTTTGACAAGGTGATAAAAATCAACTTGCACGATGACCCTATCATCAATGCAGACATAGAAATTTTTTCCCTTATCATTAAAAATCTTCTTGATAACGCCCTTAAATATTCCACAAACAACACTTGTGAGCTTGAATGCTTTCATAATTATTTCGTCATTAAAAATCACGGACAAACCCTCGAACACCCTTTAGAATTTTACCTCAAAGCCTTTACGCGTGATAAAAATACAAAAGACAAAGAGGGTATGGGGCTTGGACTTTATATCATTTACGAAGTATGTAAATTACACAACTTTGAGTTGAAATATGAATTTAAAAACCACACCCATCATTTTAAGGTATTTTTTGGAGAAAACGATGGCTTATAA
- a CDS encoding response regulator transcription factor, giving the protein MKVLMIEDDSDFAQLLSEYLVQFNINITNYESPKNALANGLDGYDCLILDLTLPSIDGLEVCKEIRTKSHIPIIISSARGDLSDKVVGLQIGADDYLPKPYDPKEMYARIISLVRRSKRIEENVKENINSDFKVDKRRHEISCNGRPLTLTPAEYEILEYLISQHGLSISREQLVSHCKSLRDRDSKSLDVIIGRLRTKIGDNSRSPKYIFSVRGIGYKLVG; this is encoded by the coding sequence ATGAAAGTTTTAATGATTGAAGACGACTCAGATTTTGCCCAACTACTTTCTGAATATCTAGTGCAGTTTAATATTAACATTACAAATTATGAATCTCCAAAAAATGCTTTAGCTAATGGACTTGACGGATATGATTGCCTTATTTTAGACCTTACTTTACCGAGCATTGATGGGCTTGAAGTCTGCAAAGAAATAAGAACAAAAAGCCATATCCCCATCATCATCTCCTCCGCAAGAGGCGATTTGAGCGATAAGGTTGTAGGACTTCAAATTGGAGCAGATGACTACCTGCCAAAGCCTTATGACCCTAAAGAAATGTATGCAAGAATTATAAGCTTGGTGCGTCGTAGCAAGAGGATAGAAGAAAATGTGAAAGAAAACATCAACTCCGATTTTAAAGTTGATAAAAGAAGACACGAAATTTCTTGCAATGGACGCCCACTCACCCTAACCCCAGCAGAATATGAAATTTTAGAATACCTCATCTCACAGCACGGACTTTCCATCTCGAGGGAACAGCTTGTTAGCCATTGTAAAAGCTTAAGAGATAGAGACTCTAAAAGCCTTGATGTTATCATAGGACGCTTAAGAACTAAGATTGGCGATAACTCAAGGTCGCCAAAATATATCTTCTCCGTCAGGGGTATAGGGTATAAGCTCGTAGGATGA
- a CDS encoding FtsW/RodA/SpoVE family cell cycle protein — protein MFKLDRRILTHFDYIQPVLILPIISLSFFLIYEASARLAEKQFIYICVGFLVFSLFFLLPLRRFIWLIPMLYWINIALLLSVDLFGVENLGAKRWLAIPFTSFTIQPSELFKPAFILMLAYLIYQNPPPKEGYGLKDFIKLSFFILLPFLLITQEPDLGTASVLLIVGFGALFIIGVNYKIWLSIFLAIALASPLIYTHFLKPYQKQRIHDFLSEKPSHQVAQSIIAIGSGGLSGKVEDEATQTHSKFLPISTSDFIFAYVVERFGFFGALFLVLLYALLIFHLLSLNYKFKEDYFTRVVINCVALFIFIYTAVNISMTVGFAPVVGIPMPFFSYGGSSFTTFMVFFGILQHLITFRFFWTDKN, from the coding sequence TTGTTTAAACTCGACAGAAGAATACTTACACATTTTGACTACATACAGCCCGTTCTCATTTTGCCCATCATCTCACTCTCTTTTTTTCTTATCTATGAGGCAAGCGCGAGATTAGCAGAGAAGCAATTTATCTATATTTGTGTGGGTTTTTTGGTTTTTTCCCTCTTTTTTCTTTTGCCTCTTAGAAGATTTATTTGGTTGATTCCTATGCTTTACTGGATTAATATCGCCTTACTTTTAAGCGTAGATTTATTTGGCGTTGAAAATTTGGGAGCGAAAAGATGGCTTGCCATTCCTTTCACTTCTTTCACCATCCAGCCATCTGAACTTTTTAAACCCGCATTTATCTTAATGTTAGCTTATTTAATTTACCAAAATCCTCCACCAAAAGAAGGTTATGGATTAAAAGACTTTATTAAACTAAGCTTTTTCATACTTCTGCCTTTTCTTCTCATCACCCAAGAACCGGATTTAGGCACGGCTAGCGTGCTTCTAATCGTAGGCTTTGGAGCGCTTTTTATCATAGGGGTGAATTACAAAATTTGGCTTAGCATTTTTTTAGCCATAGCCCTTGCCTCACCACTGATTTACACGCATTTTTTAAAACCTTATCAAAAGCAAAGAATTCACGATTTTCTATCCGAAAAACCAAGCCATCAAGTCGCACAATCTATCATCGCCATAGGTAGCGGAGGGCTTAGTGGCAAGGTGGAAGATGAAGCAACGCAAACGCATTCTAAATTTTTACCAATTTCGACAAGCGATTTTATCTTCGCTTATGTAGTAGAGAGATTTGGTTTTTTTGGTGCTTTATTTTTAGTACTTTTATATGCCCTACTCATCTTTCATTTACTGAGTTTAAATTACAAATTTAAAGAAGACTATTTTACGCGGGTTGTGATAAATTGCGTCGCTTTATTTATCTTTATCTATACAGCTGTTAATATCTCTATGACCGTGGGCTTTGCGCCTGTGGTTGGCATACCTATGCCTTTTTTTAGCTATGGGGGTAGTTCTTTTACAACCTTTATGGTGTTTTTTGGCATTTTACAGCACTTAATCACTTTTAGATTTTTTTGGACGGACAAAAATTAA
- a CDS encoding RluA family pseudouridine synthase: MQTFLVDEDLRLDVKLAKILNQSRSQVSLLIENNAVLVNDKAQNKNSFKLKCGDIITLKTLPKKEVSAQYQVDFDVKVLFEDEDVLVLNKPQNLVVHGASSVKEATLVDWLLSQNYTLSNLAGELRAGLVHRLDKETSGAIIIAKNNFSHQKLSVQLQDKSLGRIYLALIDLPLKEDKIIINKALARSMQNRIKKIALDESSFNPKIKAKEAKSAFMNLVGAKDVNLIAAKLFSGRTHQIRAHLASINRHILGDTLYGYKGNEACRVMLHAYFVYFKHPKTDELIFVKAPLMEDFKGLLETKLLIGENDEKISLESLLGGFDSFI, from the coding sequence ATGCAAACTTTTTTGGTTGATGAGGATTTAAGGCTTGATGTAAAACTCGCCAAAATTCTTAATCAAAGTCGCTCGCAAGTTAGTTTGCTTATAGAAAACAATGCTGTTTTAGTCAATGATAAAGCCCAAAACAAAAATTCTTTTAAGCTTAAATGCGGCGATATCATCACTCTTAAAACTTTACCAAAAAAGGAAGTGTCAGCACAATATCAAGTTGATTTTGATGTGAAGGTGCTTTTTGAAGATGAGGATGTGTTGGTTTTAAACAAGCCGCAAAATTTAGTCGTTCACGGAGCAAGCAGTGTAAAAGAAGCAACTTTGGTGGATTGGCTTTTGAGTCAAAATTATACACTTTCAAATTTAGCCGGAGAGCTTCGTGCTGGTCTTGTGCATAGGTTAGATAAGGAAACTAGTGGGGCGATAATCATCGCTAAAAATAATTTTTCTCATCAAAAATTAAGCGTTCAACTTCAGGATAAAAGCTTGGGTCGAATTTACCTTGCGTTAATTGATTTGCCACTAAAAGAGGATAAAATAATTATCAATAAAGCCTTAGCAAGAAGTATGCAAAATCGCATTAAAAAAATTGCTCTTGATGAGAGTAGTTTTAATCCAAAAATTAAGGCGAAAGAGGCTAAAAGTGCTTTTATGAATTTGGTAGGTGCTAAGGATGTAAATTTGATTGCCGCTAAGCTTTTTAGCGGTAGAACGCACCAAATAAGAGCGCATTTAGCAAGTATTAATCGCCATATTTTAGGCGATACGCTTTATGGTTATAAGGGAAATGAGGCTTGTAGAGTGATGTTGCACGCTTATTTTGTGTATTTTAAGCATCCAAAAACTGATGAGCTGATTTTTGTTAAAGCTCCTTTAATGGAGGATTTTAAAGGACTTTTAGAAACAAAACTTTTGATAGGAGAAAATGATGAGAAAATTTCACTTGAGTCTTTGCTTGGCGGGTTTGACTCTTTTATTTAA
- a CDS encoding fibronectin type III domain-containing protein, with protein sequence MRKFHLSLCLAGLTLLFNACSVAELTTPKQTQLNESLPKVQSLKSMSDISNVAFEWEPLYGENIQGFYLYRSSEKEPQMKLVATIKDKFQTHYVDTKLESGTKYRYMMKTFNEQGHFSEDGQMIEISTQPRLEPLAFVQAITNLPKRIKLIWRPHTDLRVNAYIIERKRVEDKEFEKIGEVKNRLSAEFIDEDLKPNQNFQYRIIALTFDDVKSEPSEVLNSVSKALPPEVAHLSASNDLNGKIVLSWDAPAYEDFSYFKIYATSSSFLPFTLLAKTDKNTYEDIVQGAGESKRYKITMVDKDGLESPMPQNSVEGKTLGLPASPSIILAQSTSEGIILEWVDNDSRAVEYEVKRYGGEQNAIFKGIKEKRLKDVKALAGVEYSYEVISIDELGQRSQPSSKVKAAQ encoded by the coding sequence ATGAGAAAATTTCACTTGAGTCTTTGCTTGGCGGGTTTGACTCTTTTATTTAATGCTTGTAGTGTGGCAGAGCTTACTACACCGAAGCAAACGCAATTAAATGAGAGTTTGCCAAAGGTGCAAAGTCTTAAAAGTATGAGTGATATAAGTAATGTCGCTTTTGAATGGGAGCCTTTGTATGGTGAGAATATTCAAGGCTTTTATCTTTATCGCTCAAGTGAGAAAGAGCCGCAAATGAAGCTTGTTGCGACTATTAAGGATAAATTTCAAACGCATTATGTCGATACGAAGTTAGAAAGTGGAACGAAGTATCGTTATATGATGAAAACTTTTAATGAGCAAGGACATTTTTCAGAAGATGGGCAGATGATAGAGATTTCAACCCAGCCGCGTTTAGAACCTTTAGCTTTTGTGCAAGCGATTACAAATTTACCCAAACGCATTAAACTCATTTGGCGTCCGCATACGGATTTAAGGGTTAATGCCTATATCATTGAGAGAAAAAGGGTAGAGGATAAGGAATTTGAAAAAATCGGCGAGGTAAAAAATCGCTTGAGTGCCGAATTTATCGATGAAGATTTAAAGCCAAATCAAAATTTTCAATACAGAATTATCGCCCTTACTTTTGATGATGTTAAAAGTGAGCCAAGTGAGGTGTTAAATTCTGTCAGTAAGGCTTTGCCACCTGAAGTGGCACATTTGAGTGCAAGTAATGATTTAAATGGAAAGATTGTATTAAGCTGGGACGCACCAGCGTATGAGGACTTTTCTTATTTTAAAATTTATGCGACAAGTTCGAGCTTTTTACCTTTCACACTTTTGGCAAAGACAGATAAAAATACTTACGAGGATATCGTGCAAGGTGCAGGAGAAAGTAAGCGTTACAAGATAACTATGGTTGATAAAGATGGTTTAGAAAGTCCTATGCCTCAAAATAGTGTCGAGGGAAAAACCTTAGGACTTCCTGCAAGTCCTAGCATTATCTTGGCACAAAGCACAAGTGAGGGTATAATACTAGAATGGGTGGATAATGATAGCAGAGCTGTAGAATACGAAGTGAAGCGTTATGGTGGCGAACAAAATGCTATTTTTAAAGGCATTAAAGAAAAAAGATTAAAAGATGTGAAAGCTTTAGCGGGGGTGGAGTATAGCTATGAAGTTATTTCCATAGATGAGTTAGGACAACGCTCACAACCTTCATCTAAGGTAAAAGCAGCACAGTAA